One genomic segment of Corynebacterium durum includes these proteins:
- a CDS encoding biotin--[acetyl-CoA-carboxylase] ligase has product MTSREPVDIAAIRAAVANPSGPYARVDYTAFTGSTNADLVAAGHQNAPAWTAAVTEYQNSGRGRHGRVWTAPKGSQVTLSILIRPTAESIERLGTMPLVSGLAIIDALTATAARHPDATDKLTPQLKWPNDVLIDGRKLCGILAEAVSLGPEPAVVIGLGLNVSITTEELPVPHATSLDLEAPGIEIDRAQLTADVLLALHHRINQWVDADPQLMADYRAVCSSIGADVKVLLPGDEELLGTVRDVADDGRLVVVDKQGSEHVLAAGDVTHLRLQ; this is encoded by the coding sequence ATGACTTCTCGTGAACCCGTTGACATTGCGGCGATCCGCGCCGCCGTTGCCAACCCCAGCGGACCTTACGCGCGGGTGGATTACACGGCCTTCACTGGATCCACCAACGCGGACCTCGTTGCAGCGGGCCACCAGAACGCCCCCGCATGGACCGCAGCAGTCACCGAATACCAAAACTCCGGCCGTGGCCGCCACGGGCGCGTCTGGACCGCCCCCAAAGGTTCCCAAGTCACCCTCTCCATTCTCATCCGTCCCACCGCCGAAAGCATCGAACGTTTGGGCACCATGCCGCTGGTCTCGGGGCTTGCCATTATCGACGCCCTGACCGCCACCGCAGCACGCCACCCCGATGCCACCGACAAACTCACACCCCAGCTGAAATGGCCCAATGACGTGCTCATCGACGGGCGTAAACTCTGCGGCATCCTTGCCGAGGCGGTCAGTTTAGGCCCCGAACCTGCGGTGGTCATCGGCTTGGGGTTGAACGTCTCCATCACCACCGAGGAGCTACCCGTCCCACACGCCACCTCACTCGACCTGGAAGCCCCTGGCATTGAGATTGACCGCGCGCAGCTCACCGCTGACGTGCTGCTGGCACTGCATCACCGCATCAACCAGTGGGTAGATGCGGACCCGCAGCTCATGGCCGACTATCGTGCCGTGTGCTCCAGCATTGGCGCTGACGTGAAAGTCCTGCTCCCCGGCGACGAAGAGTTGTTGGGCACCGTCCGCGATGTTGCCGACGATGGCCGATTGGTGGTCGTCGATAAGCAGGGATCTGAGCACGTTCTTGCCGCAGGCGATGTGACACACCTGAGGTTGCAGTAA
- a CDS encoding MarR family winged helix-turn-helix transcriptional regulator: MTDDANPTDTDTPQALPCLPRLRRGKAFFEADSMARLGLHIKLAEQALIAAKTEALKPFGLPVAQYAVLAALYYHPGQSSAQLARTAAVTPQTMASVLARLEDKKLISRTPSEAHAKVLLTSLTKEGEELVLQADEHARAVEQRLLDEFTQAEQEQLKDLLTRARNLLRTQPKQPPTP, from the coding sequence GTGACTGACGACGCTAACCCCACAGACACCGACACTCCGCAAGCACTCCCATGTCTCCCCCGGCTTCGCCGCGGCAAAGCTTTCTTCGAGGCGGACAGCATGGCTCGGTTGGGCTTGCACATCAAGCTCGCCGAACAGGCCCTCATCGCGGCGAAAACCGAGGCACTGAAGCCTTTCGGATTGCCGGTCGCACAGTATGCGGTGCTTGCGGCGTTGTACTACCACCCGGGGCAATCGTCAGCGCAGTTGGCACGAACCGCCGCCGTCACCCCACAGACGATGGCGAGTGTGTTGGCGCGACTGGAGGATAAGAAGCTCATCAGCCGCACTCCATCGGAGGCACATGCGAAGGTTCTGCTCACCTCCCTCACGAAAGAAGGGGAAGAACTTGTCCTCCAGGCCGACGAGCACGCGCGCGCGGTGGAGCAGCGACTGCTGGACGAGTTCACTCAGGCGGAACAAGAGCAGCTAAAAGACCTGCTCACCCGTGCCAGGAACCTCCTCCGCACCCAGCCCAAACAACCCCCTACCCCATAA
- the hypD gene encoding hydrogenase formation protein HypD produces the protein MKYVDEFRDPDAAKALLTRIHDDAEKLGRSISLMEVCGGHTHTIYRYGLENLLPSSIELVHGPGCPVCVLPMGRVDDALWLAQQPNVILTCFGDMMRVPGSTESLMQARARGADVRFVYSPLDALKLAKENPSKEVIFFGIGFETTAPSTAATLEAARVGNVTNFSVFSNHVAIEPPLQALINGGDTNVDGFIAPGHVATIVGTKAFDFLPTQHNKPTVIAGFEPLDILQAVDMLLTQFLARDLYGKPARVENQYARVVSEQGNAVALKLMSRVFEVRKTFEWRGLGWIPESGLAIAEEYSQWDAEKRFTIPGNRVPDPAACECGSVLTGKIKPWQCRVFGTACTPATPIGTCMVSPEGACAAYYNFGRINREAAAAAAGAL, from the coding sequence ATGAAATACGTTGACGAATTCCGCGACCCCGACGCCGCAAAAGCCCTGCTCACCCGCATCCATGACGACGCCGAGAAACTAGGCCGATCCATCTCCCTCATGGAAGTCTGCGGCGGGCACACCCACACCATCTACCGCTACGGGCTGGAAAACCTACTGCCCAGCTCCATTGAACTGGTGCACGGCCCCGGCTGCCCGGTATGCGTACTGCCCATGGGCCGGGTTGACGACGCCCTGTGGCTCGCCCAACAGCCCAACGTCATTCTCACCTGCTTCGGCGACATGATGCGTGTGCCCGGCTCCACCGAATCCCTCATGCAAGCCCGCGCGCGGGGTGCCGACGTCCGCTTCGTCTACTCGCCGCTTGATGCCCTCAAGCTCGCCAAAGAAAACCCCTCCAAGGAAGTCATCTTCTTTGGCATCGGCTTTGAAACCACCGCGCCCTCCACCGCAGCGACGCTGGAGGCTGCCCGCGTAGGCAACGTGACCAACTTCTCTGTGTTCAGCAACCACGTTGCCATCGAACCTCCACTCCAAGCGCTCATCAATGGCGGCGACACCAACGTTGACGGCTTCATCGCGCCGGGGCATGTTGCCACGATCGTGGGCACGAAGGCTTTTGACTTTCTGCCCACACAGCACAACAAACCCACCGTCATCGCGGGATTCGAACCTTTGGACATCCTTCAAGCCGTGGACATGCTGCTCACGCAGTTTTTGGCACGCGACCTCTACGGCAAACCCGCCCGCGTGGAAAACCAATACGCGCGCGTGGTTTCCGAACAAGGCAATGCTGTGGCTCTAAAACTCATGTCGCGTGTCTTTGAAGTGCGCAAGACCTTCGAATGGCGCGGACTTGGCTGGATTCCCGAATCCGGCCTGGCCATTGCAGAGGAATACTCGCAGTGGGACGCCGAGAAGCGCTTCACCATCCCCGGCAACCGCGTGCCCGACCCCGCAGCCTGCGAATGCGGATCCGTGCTGACCGGCAAAATCAAGCCCTGGCAGTGCCGTGTCTTTGGCACCGCCTGCACGCCCGCAACACCCATCGGCACCTGCATGGTCTCCCCCGAGGGTGCCTGTGCCGCCTACTACAATTTCGGGCGCATCAACCGGGAGGCTGCTGCGGCTGCAGCTGGGGCACTGTAG
- a CDS encoding Type 1 glutamine amidotransferase-like domain-containing protein, giving the protein MMLLFSHFAQATSLVPTVLGNSTVGTQVVFIPTAALAEAVDMSEYTAGNRQALEGLGFAVVELELSTATPSEIEQTITQADALFIDGGNTFYLLQELKRTGAYDLVKNHIRAGKLYMGNSAGSIITTPDIGYCTAMEHMDSNKLNGSVDTRGLGAVDFYPVPHVGNPMFDKAVHTIIADYTDRLSLLPLTDQQAVHIHDGIATTLAAQ; this is encoded by the coding sequence ATGATGCTGCTGTTTTCCCACTTTGCTCAGGCCACATCGCTTGTACCAACGGTGCTAGGTAACAGCACTGTTGGCACGCAGGTGGTGTTTATTCCCACCGCCGCGTTAGCGGAGGCCGTGGACATGTCTGAGTACACCGCAGGAAACCGACAGGCGCTTGAAGGCTTGGGGTTCGCCGTTGTTGAATTAGAACTCTCCACAGCTACACCTTCAGAGATTGAGCAGACTATCACTCAGGCTGATGCCCTGTTCATTGACGGCGGAAACACCTTCTACCTGCTCCAAGAGCTGAAACGCACTGGCGCATATGACCTGGTCAAAAACCATATCCGCGCCGGGAAGCTCTACATGGGCAACTCCGCAGGTTCCATCATTACAACTCCTGATATCGGCTACTGCACCGCAATGGAGCATATGGATTCGAACAAACTCAACGGCAGTGTTGATACCCGTGGGCTGGGCGCAGTTGATTTCTACCCTGTTCCCCACGTGGGCAACCCCATGTTTGATAAGGCAGTGCACACCATCATCGCTGACTACACGGACCGATTGAGTCTCCTGCCGCTGACCGACCAGCAAGCAGTGCATATTCACGACGGCATAGCCACGACCTTAGCCGCACAGTAA
- the purE gene encoding 5-(carboxyamino)imidazole ribonucleotide mutase, protein MNPLVGLIMGSDSDWPTVEPAAEVLADFGVPFEVGVVSAHRTPERMLTYAKEAHTRGLKCIIACAGGAAHLPGMVAAATPLPVIGIPRALKDLDGMDSLLSIVQMPGGVPVATVSIGGAKNAGLLAVRILSAGIPELSDKMVAYQEGMRDEVLAKDEALRKKLMG, encoded by the coding sequence ATGAACCCGCTTGTTGGCCTGATCATGGGGTCCGATTCCGACTGGCCCACCGTCGAACCCGCCGCTGAGGTGCTGGCCGACTTTGGCGTTCCGTTCGAAGTGGGGGTGGTCTCTGCGCACCGAACTCCCGAACGCATGCTGACTTACGCCAAGGAAGCACACACACGTGGGCTGAAATGCATCATCGCCTGCGCCGGTGGGGCCGCACACTTGCCTGGCATGGTGGCGGCAGCCACCCCGCTGCCCGTGATTGGCATCCCGCGAGCGCTGAAAGACCTCGACGGCATGGACTCGCTGCTCTCCATCGTGCAAATGCCGGGCGGCGTGCCAGTGGCCACCGTCTCTATTGGTGGTGCGAAAAACGCTGGCCTGCTGGCCGTGCGGATTCTTTCAGCTGGCATTCCCGAACTGTCGGACAAAATGGTGGCATACCAGGAAGGTATGCGTGACGAGGTGCTGGCGAAGGATGAGGCGCTGCGGAAGAAGCTTATGGGGTAG
- a CDS encoding HypC/HybG/HupF family hydrogenase formation chaperone, which translates to MCLGVPAQVVDIHDTARATVSISGVSRMISTDLMIGEELAVGDWVLIHVGFALGKIDEAEATETLKQIKQLGGGTFEDELESFTSSQIE; encoded by the coding sequence ATGTGCCTAGGGGTACCAGCCCAAGTCGTGGATATTCACGACACAGCCCGAGCCACAGTGAGCATCAGTGGGGTCTCCCGCATGATTTCCACCGACCTCATGATTGGTGAAGAACTCGCCGTTGGCGATTGGGTCCTCATCCATGTGGGTTTCGCGCTCGGGAAAATCGACGAAGCCGAAGCCACCGAAACGCTGAAACAAATCAAACAACTCGGCGGCGGCACATTCGAAGACGAATTGGAATCCTTCACCTCCTCACAGATTGAGTGA
- a CDS encoding 5-(carboxyamino)imidazole ribonucleotide synthase: MTNLPNTVDNVSAHAPGMPVVAVVGDGQLARMMQTEAVELGQSIRLLAGALDASAAQVAADVVLGDYTNLDDLRRAARGASVVTFDHEHVPTEHLTTLISEGINVQPGPHALVNAQDKLVMRERLQGMGAPVPPFVAIETAQDALDFYRQVDGAVCLKARRGGYDGKGVWFPHGAEELEQLVEDLLGQGVPLMAEKKVELVRELSAMVARTPSGEVASWPVVESVQVGGVCAEAVAPAPDLREDRASQSRELAVQIATELGVTGVLAVELFEDAEGIWVNELAMRPHNTGHWTQDGCVTSQFEQHLRAVLDLPLGSTDMLAETTVMANVLGGPDDPDMPMPQRMAEVWRRFPDAKIHLYGKTWRPGRKIGHVNVSGNSPAASAALRRRAQLAAHFLVHAVWADGYVS, translated from the coding sequence GTGACTAACCTCCCGAACACTGTTGACAATGTGAGCGCACACGCCCCCGGGATGCCCGTTGTGGCGGTGGTGGGCGATGGCCAACTTGCCCGAATGATGCAGACCGAAGCTGTCGAGCTGGGGCAATCGATACGCCTGTTGGCTGGAGCACTCGATGCGTCCGCTGCTCAAGTGGCCGCAGACGTGGTGCTAGGCGACTACACCAACCTTGACGACCTCCGCCGCGCCGCTCGTGGTGCCAGCGTGGTCACCTTCGACCATGAGCACGTGCCCACCGAACACCTGACAACCCTCATATCGGAGGGGATTAATGTTCAACCTGGGCCGCATGCGCTGGTGAACGCCCAAGACAAACTGGTCATGCGTGAGCGCCTCCAGGGTATGGGTGCGCCGGTGCCGCCGTTTGTAGCCATTGAGACTGCGCAGGATGCGTTGGATTTTTACCGGCAGGTTGATGGTGCGGTGTGCCTCAAAGCCCGACGCGGTGGCTACGACGGCAAGGGTGTGTGGTTCCCACACGGCGCTGAGGAGCTAGAACAGCTGGTGGAGGATTTGCTCGGCCAAGGGGTGCCGCTCATGGCGGAAAAGAAGGTTGAGCTCGTGCGGGAACTGTCCGCGATGGTGGCTCGCACCCCGTCAGGTGAGGTGGCATCGTGGCCGGTGGTGGAATCCGTACAGGTTGGGGGAGTGTGTGCGGAGGCGGTTGCTCCCGCGCCGGACTTGCGGGAGGACCGGGCGTCGCAAAGCAGGGAACTGGCGGTGCAGATTGCTACTGAATTGGGGGTAACGGGGGTGCTAGCGGTGGAATTGTTTGAGGATGCTGAGGGCATCTGGGTCAACGAGCTGGCCATGCGCCCCCACAACACTGGCCACTGGACGCAGGACGGGTGTGTGACCAGCCAGTTTGAGCAGCACCTGCGGGCCGTGCTGGATTTGCCGCTCGGCTCGACAGACATGCTCGCCGAGACCACGGTGATGGCGAACGTGCTGGGCGGACCTGACGACCCCGACATGCCCATGCCGCAGCGCATGGCCGAGGTGTGGCGTAGGTTCCCCGATGCGAAAATCCACCTGTACGGCAAAACCTGGCGCCCGGGACGTAAAATCGGGCACGTCAATGTTTCCGGTAACAGCCCTGCCGCTTCTGCCGCTTTACGACGCCGCGCCCAGCTCGCCGCCCATTTCCTGGTCCATGCCGTGTGGGCTGATGGATACGTGTCTTAA
- a CDS encoding vWA domain-containing protein yields the protein MHRSRILAALGTIIGLGLALMPPAGATENMDPTVVVLDASGSMLQKDVGGQTRMDAAKQATTEFVSEAPKDAQLGLVTYGTGTGSSDAEKEAGCRDITVLARPGEKPSDALKNEVNGLQPRGYTPIGNSLLKANELLPKDGKRSIVLVSDGIDTCAPPPVCDVAKQLKEQGTELVVHAIGFMVDDAARAELTCVANVTGGTYADASSKESLKATLTKAATRTAVGYQAAQKTIEFTPNQGDAQTLEVGTVDNPARVSAKPPTMPMSKNSFVKVNFPNNHRLHVGYTVVPNKIGTRMLGDAYGLGMGIYGPGASSPYPCGDTDENYVTSVDDAEPELGWLMSTKENSNNCPPDKLYLGVRTQDAPHTVDMTVAAVPIPSDKGDAFNESPSAARAKTDVLPFAAGNTTEVKGGTQADNAPEVKDTAISEIVEGETQYFAAPVGWGQALDATVEVLDDPSDKENSASDKVARVLKFSAVNSLGEEQSLIEDTDTLRVADIRKPVATGTMYPISYANVDVNDVQQQTSWLAGKNYFRVRFERYVGSTDEHTQLKPVKYRVTLRPSGKEVAGPKFDNTAVNSSGGADSRSTSMAAPDSTAQAQKTGLNRWLYVGVGALAVLLLVVVGAVMWVVRRSKG from the coding sequence ATGCACAGATCGCGAATACTCGCAGCTCTCGGCACCATCATCGGGCTGGGACTGGCGTTGATGCCGCCCGCAGGGGCCACGGAGAACATGGATCCCACGGTCGTCGTTTTGGACGCATCAGGGTCCATGCTGCAAAAAGACGTGGGTGGACAGACCCGCATGGACGCCGCAAAACAAGCCACCACCGAGTTTGTGTCCGAAGCCCCCAAGGACGCGCAGCTCGGCCTGGTTACCTACGGCACGGGCACCGGCAGCAGCGATGCTGAAAAAGAAGCAGGTTGCAGGGACATCACCGTGCTCGCCAGGCCCGGAGAGAAGCCTAGCGACGCCCTGAAAAATGAGGTCAACGGCCTGCAACCCAGGGGTTACACGCCCATCGGCAATTCCCTGCTCAAGGCCAACGAACTACTACCCAAAGACGGCAAACGCTCCATCGTCCTGGTCTCCGACGGCATCGACACCTGCGCACCGCCGCCCGTCTGCGACGTGGCCAAACAACTCAAGGAACAAGGCACTGAACTGGTGGTTCACGCCATCGGTTTCATGGTTGACGACGCCGCGCGCGCCGAACTCACCTGTGTCGCCAACGTCACTGGTGGCACCTACGCTGACGCCTCCAGCAAAGAAAGTCTGAAAGCCACACTCACCAAGGCCGCCACCCGCACGGCTGTGGGGTATCAAGCAGCACAAAAAACCATCGAATTCACACCAAATCAAGGCGACGCCCAGACGCTTGAGGTAGGAACCGTTGATAATCCAGCCAGAGTTTCCGCGAAACCACCAACGATGCCCATGTCTAAGAACAGCTTTGTCAAAGTGAACTTCCCCAACAACCACCGCCTCCACGTGGGCTACACCGTCGTTCCCAACAAGATTGGAACCAGGATGCTGGGGGACGCATACGGCCTGGGTATGGGTATATACGGACCAGGAGCATCGAGTCCTTACCCCTGCGGGGATACTGACGAAAATTACGTGACCAGCGTCGATGATGCTGAACCAGAGCTCGGCTGGCTGATGTCTACCAAGGAAAACAGCAACAACTGCCCACCAGACAAACTCTATCTTGGCGTACGCACACAAGACGCCCCACACACCGTGGACATGACCGTCGCAGCCGTACCCATTCCCAGCGACAAAGGAGACGCTTTCAACGAATCCCCCAGCGCAGCACGTGCCAAAACCGACGTTCTACCCTTTGCCGCCGGGAACACCACAGAGGTCAAAGGGGGAACCCAAGCAGACAACGCCCCTGAGGTCAAGGACACCGCCATCTCTGAAATTGTGGAGGGAGAAACCCAATACTTTGCAGCACCCGTGGGCTGGGGCCAAGCGCTGGACGCAACAGTGGAAGTCCTTGACGACCCATCAGACAAAGAAAACAGCGCTTCGGATAAAGTTGCACGCGTCCTTAAGTTCAGTGCGGTGAACTCCCTCGGCGAAGAACAATCCCTCATTGAAGACACCGACACGCTCAGGGTGGCTGACATCAGAAAACCTGTGGCAACTGGCACCATGTACCCCATTTCCTACGCCAACGTTGATGTCAACGACGTGCAACAGCAAACCTCATGGCTCGCCGGAAAAAACTACTTCCGGGTCCGGTTTGAACGTTACGTCGGCAGCACCGACGAACACACCCAACTCAAACCAGTGAAATACCGCGTAACACTCAGGCCATCCGGCAAAGAAGTTGCCGGTCCAAAGTTTGATAACACGGCGGTGAACAGTTCTGGTGGGGCCGATTCCCGTTCTACGAGTATGGCCGCACCAGATTCCACCGCTCAAGCACAGAAGACAGGACTGAACCGGTGGTTGTATGTGGGTGTTGGCGCACTTGCCGTGCTGCTATTAGTTGTTGTGGGCGCAGTCATGTGGGTTGTGAGGAGGAGTAAGGGGTAA
- a CDS encoding acyl-CoA carboxylase subunit beta has product MTISSPLIDVASLPDINTTAGKLADLKARRAEATYPMGRRAVDKVHQADRLTARERLDFLLDEGSFIETDQLARHRTHAFGMGTKRPATDGIVTGWGTIDGREVCVFSQDGTVFGGALGEVYGEKMVKIMELAVQTGRPLIGLYEGAGARIQDGAVSLDLIAQTFYHNINASGVVPQISVIMGACAGGNAYSPALTDFVVMVDKTSKMFVTGPDVIKTVTSEDISQEDLGGASIHMETAGNSHFTAESDEEALEWVQELVSFLPSNNRSYAPFTEFEREEGAITDNLTADDLRLDEMIPDSPTVPYDVRNVIECITDDGEYLEIQEDRSPNVVIAFGRVEGQSVGFVANQPLHFAGCLDIDASEKAARFIRTCDAFNIPIVMLVDVPGFLPGSGQEHNGILRRGAKLLYAYGEATVPKITVTMRKAYGGAYCVMGSKGLGADLNLAWPTAQIAVMGAAGAVTFLHRREIADAQKKGHDVEELVKSFEREYEDYMLTPYLAAERGLIDAVILPNETRGQIARNLRLLRDKNVHRPARKHGNIPL; this is encoded by the coding sequence ATGACCATTTCCTCACCTTTGATCGACGTTGCTTCCCTCCCCGACATCAACACCACAGCCGGCAAACTCGCCGACCTAAAAGCTCGTCGTGCTGAAGCCACTTATCCCATGGGCAGGCGCGCCGTTGACAAGGTGCACCAGGCTGACCGCCTCACAGCCCGTGAGCGCCTAGACTTCCTCCTTGATGAGGGGTCCTTCATTGAGACCGACCAACTTGCCCGCCACCGCACCCACGCATTCGGCATGGGCACCAAGCGCCCCGCCACCGACGGCATCGTTACCGGCTGGGGCACCATCGATGGCCGCGAAGTATGCGTGTTCTCCCAAGACGGCACCGTATTCGGTGGTGCTCTAGGCGAGGTTTATGGCGAAAAAATGGTCAAGATTATGGAACTGGCCGTACAAACCGGCCGCCCTTTGATCGGCCTGTACGAAGGTGCCGGCGCCCGCATCCAAGACGGTGCCGTCTCCCTCGACCTTATTGCGCAGACCTTCTACCACAACATCAACGCCTCCGGCGTGGTTCCACAGATCTCCGTGATTATGGGCGCCTGCGCGGGCGGCAACGCTTACTCCCCGGCACTGACGGACTTTGTGGTCATGGTGGATAAAACCTCCAAGATGTTTGTGACCGGCCCGGACGTTATCAAGACCGTGACCAGCGAGGACATTAGCCAGGAAGACCTGGGTGGCGCCTCCATCCATATGGAAACCGCCGGCAACTCCCACTTCACCGCAGAATCCGACGAGGAAGCCCTCGAATGGGTCCAGGAGCTGGTGAGCTTCCTTCCCTCCAACAACCGCTCCTACGCCCCGTTCACGGAGTTCGAACGCGAAGAGGGAGCCATCACCGACAACCTCACCGCAGACGACCTGCGCCTTGATGAGATGATCCCGGACTCCCCCACCGTCCCCTACGACGTCCGCAACGTAATCGAGTGCATCACCGACGACGGCGAATACCTGGAGATCCAGGAAGACCGCTCCCCCAACGTGGTCATCGCTTTCGGGCGCGTCGAAGGCCAGTCCGTGGGGTTCGTGGCCAACCAGCCACTGCACTTCGCAGGCTGCCTGGACATTGACGCCTCAGAAAAGGCCGCCCGCTTCATCCGCACCTGCGACGCCTTCAACATCCCGATTGTGATGCTTGTCGACGTCCCCGGCTTCCTCCCCGGATCCGGCCAAGAGCACAACGGCATCCTCCGCCGTGGTGCCAAGCTCCTGTACGCCTACGGCGAAGCCACCGTCCCGAAGATCACCGTCACCATGCGCAAAGCCTACGGCGGAGCATACTGCGTGATGGGTTCCAAGGGCCTAGGTGCCGATCTCAACCTCGCATGGCCCACTGCCCAGATCGCCGTCATGGGCGCCGCCGGTGCCGTCACTTTCCTGCACCGCCGGGAAATCGCCGACGCTCAGAAGAAGGGCCACGACGTTGAGGAACTGGTTAAGTCCTTCGAGCGCGAGTACGAGGACTACATGCTCACTCCGTATCTCGCCGCCGAACGCGGACTTATCGACGCCGTGATCCTCCCCAACGAGACCCGAGGCCAGATTGCACGCAACCTACGGCTACTTCGCGACAAGAACGTACACCGCCCGGCCCGCAAGCACGGCAACATCCCGCTGTAA
- a CDS encoding acyl-CoA carboxylase subunit beta, protein MTTATQNHTEGTTAPDLTTTAGKLADLRSRLAETNAPMGQAAIERSHDAGKKTARERIEYLLDDDSFVEVDALARHRSKNFGLDAKRPVTDGVVTGYGTIDGRKVCVFSQDGAIFGGALGEVYGEKIVKIMDLAIKTGVPLIGINEGAGARIHEGVVSLGLYSQIFFRNTQASGVIPQISLIMGACAGGHVYSPALTDFIIMVDKTSKMFITGPDVIKTVTGEEVTQEELGGANTHMSMSGTSHYTASDDADALDWTRELVSYLPSNNRAEAPRAEADIMVGSIKENINDSDLELDTLIPDSPNQPYDMKDVITRVVDDGDFLEIQEGYAENVLIGFGRVEGRSVGIVANQPMQFAGCLDIKASEKAARFVRTCDAFNIPIIEFVDVPGFLPGTSQEYDGIIRRGAKLLFAYAEATVGKITVITRKSYGGAYCVMGSKDMGADIVFAWPTAQIAVMGAAGAVGFIYRKELKQAAAEGKDVMAVMKEYEREYEQTLVNPYMAAERGYVDAVIPPSETRGQIIEGLRLLDRKVVSVPAKKHGNIPL, encoded by the coding sequence ATGACGACTGCCACACAGAATCATACTGAGGGCACCACCGCCCCCGATCTGACTACCACCGCAGGCAAACTTGCCGACCTGCGCTCCCGCCTGGCCGAGACAAATGCCCCGATGGGGCAGGCCGCCATTGAACGCTCCCACGATGCTGGCAAGAAAACCGCACGTGAACGTATCGAATACTTACTTGACGATGATTCCTTCGTCGAGGTTGATGCCCTTGCCCGGCACCGTTCCAAGAACTTTGGGCTTGACGCAAAACGCCCCGTAACTGACGGCGTGGTTACCGGCTACGGCACCATTGACGGCCGCAAGGTGTGCGTCTTCTCCCAGGATGGCGCAATCTTCGGCGGCGCGCTAGGTGAGGTCTATGGCGAGAAAATCGTCAAAATTATGGATCTGGCCATCAAAACTGGTGTGCCGCTGATCGGCATCAACGAAGGCGCAGGTGCCCGCATTCACGAAGGTGTCGTGTCCCTGGGCCTGTACTCCCAGATTTTCTTCCGCAACACGCAAGCCTCCGGCGTTATCCCCCAAATTTCCCTGATTATGGGTGCCTGCGCGGGTGGGCACGTCTACTCCCCTGCTCTTACAGACTTCATTATCATGGTGGACAAGACCTCCAAGATGTTCATCACCGGCCCGGACGTTATCAAAACCGTCACCGGCGAGGAAGTCACCCAGGAGGAGCTGGGCGGCGCTAACACCCACATGAGCATGTCTGGCACCTCGCACTACACCGCGTCTGACGATGCCGACGCCCTCGACTGGACCCGTGAACTCGTGTCCTACCTGCCATCCAACAACCGCGCCGAGGCTCCCCGCGCGGAAGCAGACATCATGGTCGGTTCCATCAAGGAGAACATCAACGACTCCGATCTGGAATTGGATACCCTCATCCCAGATTCCCCGAACCAGCCGTACGACATGAAAGACGTGATCACCCGCGTTGTCGACGATGGTGACTTCCTGGAGATTCAGGAAGGTTACGCCGAGAACGTGCTCATCGGTTTCGGCCGTGTTGAAGGACGTTCGGTAGGCATTGTTGCCAACCAGCCGATGCAATTTGCAGGCTGCCTAGACATCAAGGCGTCGGAAAAGGCCGCGCGTTTCGTGCGTACCTGCGATGCCTTCAACATCCCGATCATTGAATTTGTGGACGTCCCTGGCTTCCTCCCCGGCACCTCCCAGGAATACGACGGCATTATCCGCCGCGGTGCAAAACTGCTGTTCGCCTACGCTGAAGCCACCGTGGGCAAGATTACTGTGATCACCCGCAAGTCCTACGGTGGTGCGTACTGTGTGATGGGATCCAAGGATATGGGTGCCGATATCGTGTTCGCATGGCCCACCGCCCAGATCGCCGTCATGGGTGCCGCCGGTGCCGTCGGCTTCATCTACCGCAAGGAGCTGAAGCAGGCCGCCGCCGAAGGTAAAGACGTGATGGCGGTGATGAAGGAGTACGAGCGCGAGTACGAGCAGACACTAGTCAACCCCTACATGGCTGCTGAACGCGGCTACGTGGATGCGGTTATTCCGCCATCTGAGACCCGCGGTCAGATTATTGAAGGCCTGCGGCTTTTGGACCGCAAGGTTGTCAGCGTGCCCGCCAAGAAGCACGGTAATATTCCGCTGTAG